From a region of the Actinomycetota bacterium genome:
- a CDS encoding YbaK/EbsC family protein: MRSSIDVHNHLLADDVVHELSQLPGPLRDLSSAPGVLGLPPQAVGRPTLLADEDGCVVVLAPADAEVDTSSVAELLGRELDPVPPDRAPGLTGYLLPFVPPVALECPATLVVDERVASQDVVYAAAGEPGVILKVRGADLVKATSAVVARITRQAD, from the coding sequence GTGCGATCCAGCATCGACGTCCACAACCACCTGCTCGCGGACGACGTCGTGCACGAGCTCTCCCAGCTCCCGGGACCGCTCCGCGACCTGTCGTCCGCGCCGGGCGTCCTCGGCCTGCCGCCCCAGGCCGTCGGCCGGCCCACGCTGCTGGCCGACGAGGACGGGTGCGTGGTCGTGCTCGCCCCGGCCGACGCCGAGGTCGACACCTCCAGCGTGGCCGAGCTGCTCGGCCGCGAGCTCGACCCCGTCCCGCCCGACCGGGCCCCCGGCCTGACCGGGTACCTGCTGCCGTTCGTCCCGCCGGTCGCCCTGGAGTGCCCGGCCACCCTGGTGGTCGACGAGCGGGTGGCCAGCCAGGACGTCGTCTACGCGGCCGCCGGCGAGCCCGGGGTGATCCTCAAGGTGCGGGGCGCCGACCTGGTCAAGGCGACCAGCGCCGTGGTCGCCCGGATCACCAGGCAGGCGGACTGA
- a CDS encoding NUDIX hydrolase, which produces MRTARAVSAGGVVLAELRPGAPVALVAHRSVRGTLQWTLPKGAQEEGESVEATALREVREETGLVPELVGPLDTIDYWFVWAPERTRYHKFVHYFLMRAVGGDFADHDHEMEDAAWFEPEQARRQMSFANERRLLDLIPAVLAGQGAGGS; this is translated from the coding sequence GTGCGGACCGCCCGTGCCGTCTCGGCCGGCGGGGTGGTGCTGGCCGAGCTCCGCCCCGGCGCGCCGGTGGCGCTGGTCGCGCACCGCTCGGTCCGGGGCACCCTCCAGTGGACCCTGCCCAAGGGCGCCCAGGAGGAGGGCGAGTCGGTCGAGGCGACCGCCCTGCGCGAGGTCCGGGAGGAGACCGGGCTGGTCCCGGAGCTGGTCGGCCCCCTCGACACCATCGACTACTGGTTCGTGTGGGCGCCCGAGCGGACCCGGTACCACAAGTTCGTCCACTACTTCCTCATGCGCGCCGTTGGCGGGGACTTCGCCGACCACGACCACGAGATGGAGGACGCCGCCTGGTTCGAGCCCGAGCAGGCCAGGAGGCAGATGTCCTTCGCCAACGAGCGCCGGCTGCTCGACCTGATTCCGGCGGTGCTCGCCGGGCAGGGCGCGGGCGGGTCGTGA